From Ipomoea triloba cultivar NCNSP0323 chromosome 5, ASM357664v1, the proteins below share one genomic window:
- the LOC116020262 gene encoding probable LRR receptor-like serine/threonine-protein kinase At1g74360, whose protein sequence is MKTIRDEFKAKISQEWRVKTIASSTENWSKGLSYMHHNCSPPIVHRDVKSSNVLLDSEFNAKIADFGLARMLMKQGDPNTMSTFAGTCGYIAPVTSPLGDETGIFRWAVAEKSLTNEGVYGTTIENRDLGMMKRKMKTIRDEFKAKISQEWRVKTIASSTENWSKGLSYMHHNCSPPIVHRDVKSSNVLLDSEFNAKIADFGLARMLMKQGDPNTMSTFAGTCGYIAPEYVKTRKVNEKIDVYNFGVILLELVTGRESNDGDMDWCLADWAQYYVVEENPIEDALDEEIKEAENIDVMCGVFKLGIFCTGKTPAQRPTMGEALRILQHPSPLSPYGKEISVSERDVLPLIKCSSSEGILEDEDHCLEIQDRNCEILDFRQ, encoded by the exons ATGAAGACAATTCGGGATGAATTCAAGGCAAAAATTAGTCAAGAATGGAGGGTCAAAACCATAGCAAGTTCAACGGAGAATTGGAGCAAAGGGCTGTCCTATATGCATCACAACTGCTCACCGCCAATTGTTCATAGGGATGTAAAATCCAGCAATGTTCTTCTAGATTCCGAGTTCAATGCCAAGATTGCAGATTTCGGCTTAGCCAGAATGTTGATGAAACAAGGTGATCCCAACACAATGTCCACCTTTGCTGGCACATGTGGGTATATAGCTCCTG TCACCTCACCGCTGGGAGATGAAACTGGAATTTTCCGGTGGGCTGTGGCTGAGAAATCACTCACGAACGAAG GTGTTTATGGCACAACGATTGAAAACCGGGACCTAGGCATGATGAAGCGTAAAATGAAGACAATTCGGGATGAATTCAAGGCAAAAATTAGTCAAGAATGGAGGGTCAAAACCATAGCAAGTTCAACGGAGAATTGGAGCAAAGGGCTGTCCTATATGCATCACAACTGCTCACCGCCAATTGTTCATAGGGATGTAAAATCCAGCAATGTTCTTCTAGATTCCGAGTTCAATGCCAAGATTGCAGATTTCGGCTTAGCCAGAATGTTGATGAAACAAGGTGATCCCAACACAATGTCCACCTTTGCTGGCACATGTGGGTATATAGCTCCTG AGTATGTAAAAACTAGAAAAGTGAATGAGAAGATTGATGTATATAACTTCGGGGTGATCCTTCTGGAACTGGTGACGGGAAGAGAGTCGAACGATGGAGATATGGATTGGTGCCTAGCTGACTGGGCACAATACTATGTTGTAGAAGAAAACCCCATTGAGGATGCTTTAGATGAGGAAATAAAGGAGGCAGAGAACATAGATGTGATGTGTGGAGTGTTCAAGCTAGGGATCTTCTGTACTGGTAAAACTCCAGCTCAAAGACCAACCATGGGAGAAGCCTTGCGGATCCTCCAACATCCCAGCCCTCTATCACCATATGGCAAAGAAATAAGTGTTAGTGAGCGTGATGTTTTACCGCTTATTAAGTGTTCTAGTAGTGAGGGGATATTGGAAGATGAAGATCATTGTTTAGAAATACAGGATAGAAACTGTGAAATTTTGGACTTTAGGCAATAG
- the LOC116020963 gene encoding receptor-like protein kinase HSL1 encodes MPINLCILTLFIFTFHCHGQSQTSPDRSILLDLKKHFLNSPNISHHWTSSSDHCTWLGITCHKGFVTKIQLGGLIINDTIPPFICDLKNLTHLDLNNNNIPGSFPAFLYNCSKLEYLDLSFNNLSGIIPDNISLLFPRLEVLKLSSNWFVGGVPAGIEGLKGLKELQLAGLFTNGSFPPEIGNLLNLEVLVLSQNSFSPQEIPPSFAQLKKLRHLWMKEANLIGKIPENISSMEALEYLDLCQNELSGNIPSDFFLLKNLTTVFLYTNRLSGPIPNPVMALNLNGIDFSDNSLTGSIPEDFGKLTKLEGLDLFMNQLSGKIPVGIGRLPALSSIQLFMNNLAGELPPDLGRFSKLKVFDVSTNHLTGSLPHGLCYNKVLYGIYAFDNNLTGELPKSLEDCNTMSAVRVERNNLSGTIPNGLWTIGPLTRLLISNNQFTGQLPQKVAPNLSLLDIGHNQFSGEIPEGLWTAENLEVLQINNNQFTGQLPQKMASNLYIVDISNNRFSGEIPDGVWTSGQLKWLFIKNNQFTGQLPKSITSNLSLLDISNNQFFGEIPPAISSWSNLYFFSASNNLLTGQIPHELTALRSLSVLRLDGNKLSGNFPSNIISWESLSTLTCSRNQLSGTIPPALSLLVNLNQLDLSENQFSGEIPPEIGHLAVSSLNLSSNHLSGKIPDEFEVVSFRKSFLNNPGLCATTPSLGLRDCRAKTEKSKLIAIIGSIVAFLFLVAILYMVHVFKIRRLEEKKRKEALVQHWKLTPFHTLNFMESDILPNLAEDNMVGSGGSGKVYVVALRTGEKVAVKSIRNNYKLCEKVFLAEVKILGTIRHSNIVKLWCCISSEESKLLVYEYMENRSLDLWLHAKRRSPGQFLDWPTRLRIAIGAAKGLSYMHHNCSPPIVHRDVKSSNVLLDSDFNAKIADFGLAKILINHGDPNTVSTVAGSFGYIAPEYSYTKKVNEKFDVYSFGVILLELVTGREPIDGDMGCGLADWARYHVQEGNQIVDALDGDIKEAENNLDEMCGVFRLGIFCTGSNPAKRPTMRKVLQILLYCSPPSPN; translated from the exons ATGCCAATCAACCTCTGCATCCTCACACTCTTCATCTTCACTTTCCACTGCCATGGACAATCCCAAACCAGTCCTGACAGATCCATTCTTCTTGATTTAAAGAAGCATTTTTTGAATTCACCAAACATCTCTCATCACTGGACTTCATCATCAGACCACTGTACCTGGCTGGGAATCACCTGCCATAAGGGATTCGTCACCAAAATTCAGCTTGGTGGGCTAATCATCAACGACACAATCCCCCCCTTCATCTGCGACCTGAAAAATCTCACTCATCTTGatctcaacaacaacaatatccCTGGATCATTTCCTGCATTTCTGTACAATTGTTCCAAACTTGAATACTTGGACCTTTCTTTTAACAACCTCAGTGGCATCATCCCTGATAATATTAGCCTCCTTTTTCCTCGACTAGAGGTTCTTAAACTGTCTTCTAACTGGTTCGTGGGCGGCGTTCCAGCTGGAATTGAAGGCCTAAAAGGTCTGAAAGAACTTCAACTAGCTGGACTGTTCACAAATGGCTCATTCCCTCCAGAGATTGGCAACCTCCTGAATCTTGAAGTTCTTGTTCTTAGCCAGAATAGTTTCTCACCACAGGAAATCCCGCCAAGTTTTGCCCAGTTGAAGAAACTGAGACACCTCTGGATGAAAGAGGCAAACTTGATTGGCAAAATCCCGGAAAATATCAGCAGCATGGAAGCACTAGAGTACCTGGATTTATGCCAAAATGAGTTGAGTGGAAACATTCCAAGTGACTTCTTCCTGCTCAAGAATTTGACCACGGTTTTCCTCTACACAAACAGATTGTCTGGGCCTATTCCCAATCCAGTTATGGCATTGAATTTGAATGgaattgatttttctgataaCAGCTTGACGGGGAGCATTCCAGAAGACTTCGGAAAGCTTACAAAGTTGGAGGGTTTGGACTTGTTCATGAATCAATTATCAGGCAAAATACCAGTAGGCATAGGTAGATTGCCAGCACTGTCTTCTATTCAACTCTTCATGAACAATCTGGCAGGTGAACTTCCGCCAGATTTAGGTCGATTTTCGAAGCTTAAAGTTTTTGATGTCTCCACAAACCATCTTACAGGATCACTACCACATGGTTTGTGTTATAATAAGGTATTGTATGGCATTTATGcttttgacaacaatctcacgGGTGAGTTACCAAAATCACTTGAGGATTGCAACACCATGAGTGCAGTCAGGGTTGAGAGAAACAATCTTTCCGGTACAATTCCTAATGGTCTATGGACAATTGGGCCTTTGACAAGGTTGTTGATTAGCAATAACCAGTTCACTGGTCAGCTGCCACAAAAAGTGGCACCAAATTTATCTCTACTTGATATTGGCCACAACCAATTTTCTGGTGAAATTCCTGAAGGTTTATGGACAGCTGAGAATTTGGAAGTGTTGCAGATTAACAATAACCAGTTCACTGGTCAGCTGCCACAAAAGATGGcatcaaatttatatattgttgatATTAGCAACAACCGATTTTCTGGTGAAATTCCTGATGGTGTTTGGACATCTGGGCAATTGAAATGGTTGTTTATTAAGAATAACCAGTTCACTGGTCAGCTGCCAAAAAGCATTACATCAAATTTATCTCTACTTGATATTAGTAACAACCAATTTTTTGGTGAAATTCCTCCGGCAATCTCTTCTTGGAGCAATCTATATTTCTTCAGTGCAAGCAATAATCTCTTAACAGGTCAGATTCCTCATGAACTCACTGCCCTTAGATCTTTATCGGTCCTTAGGCTTGATGGGAATAAGCTTTCTGGaaattttccttcaaatattatATCTTGGGAGTCACTGTCCACATTGACATGCAGCAGAAATCAACTTTCAGGTACAATCCCTCCAGCACTAAGTCTTTTAGTAAACCTTAATCAGCTAGACCTCTCTGAAAACCAATTCTCTGGAGAAATCCCGCCTGAAATAGGTCATTTGGCTGTAAGTTCTCTTAATCTGTCCTCCAATCATCTCTCGGGGAAAATTCCAGATGAATTTGAAGTTGTGTCTTTTCGAAAGAGCTTCTTGAACAATCCTGGTCTCTGTGCTACTACGCCCTCATTAGGCCTCAGGGATTGTAGAGCAAAAACTGAGAAATCCAAACTTATTGCCATTATTGGAAGTATAGTAGCTTTTTTGTTTCTAGTAGCCATTCTATATATGGTGCATGTGTTCAAGATTAGACGattggaagaaaagaaaagaaaagaagcatTGGTTCAACACTGGAAGCTCACACCATTCCACACTTTAAACTTCATGGAATCAGACATTTTACCAAATTTAGCAGAGGACAATATGGTCGGGAGTGGAGGGTCAGGGAAAGTTTATGTTGTGGCGTTACGCACTGGAGAAAAAGTTGCTGTTAAGAGTATTCGGAACAACTACAAGTTGTGTGAGAAGGTGTTTCTAGCAGAAGTTAAGATACTGGGCACAATTCGTCATTCGAATATAGTGAAGCTCTGGTGCTGCATCTCAAGTGAAGAATCAAAGTTACTTGTTTATGAATACATGGAAAATCGGAGCCTGGATCTATGGCTTCATGCAAAGAGAAGATCACCCGGCCAATTCCTGGATTGGCCTACTAGGCTGCGCATCGCAATTGGAGCTGCTAAAGGCCTCTCATATATGCATCACAACTGCTCGCCACCAATTGTTCATAGAGATGTGAAATCCAGTAATGTTCTTTTGGATTCTGACTTCAATGCCAAGATTGCAGATTTTGGCCTCGCCAAAATATTGATCAACCATGGAGACCCCAACACAGTCTCAACTGTTGCTGGCTCCTTTGGCTATATAGCTCCTG AGTACTCATATACGAAAAAAGTGAACGAGAAGTTTGATGTTTATAGTTTTGGGGTAATCCTTTTGGAGCTGGTGACAGGAAGAGAGCCGATTGATGGAGATATGGGTTGTGGGCTAGCTGATTGGGCGCGCTACCACGTTCAAGAAGGAAATCAAATAGTGGATGCTCTAGATGGGGATATCAAGGAGGCAGAGAATAACTTAGATGAGATGTGTGGAGTTTTCAGGCTAGGGATCTTCTGTACTGGTTCAAATCCTGCTAAAAGACCGACCATGAGAAAGGTCTTGCAGATTCTCCTCTATTGCAGCCCACCATCACCAAATTAA
- the LOC116020964 gene encoding receptor-like protein kinase 5, whose amino-acid sequence MKEANLIGKIPENISSMEALEYLDLCKNDLSGNIPSDFFLLKNLTTVFLYTNRLSGPIPRPVMALNLNVIDFSNNSLTGSIPEDFGKMVKLENLALFMNQLSGKIPVSIGRLPALSSIQLFMNNLSGELPPDLGRFSKLKVFDVSTNHLTGSLPDGLCYNKVLYGIYAFDNNLTGELPKSLEDCNTMSGVRVERNNLSGTIPDGLWTIGPLTELLINNNQFTGQLPQKVASNLSLVDISNNRFSGEIPSAISSWSKLDTFRASNNLLTGKIPQELTALSSLSVLMLDGNMLSGNFPSNIISWKSLSTLICSRNQLSGTIPPSLGILPNLNQLDLSENQFSGEIPPEIGRLKPTSLNLSSNHLSGKIPDQFEDAAFQRSFLNNPGLCATMSSLGLRDCGAKTEKSNKISVEVIAILAAFLFVVAGLYMVFRRYKKREGALLTQDWKLTPFHTLSFNQSNIIPNLSEENVVGSGGSGKVYVVSLSNGEKVAVKRIWNKNKLDEMLEKEFQAEVKILGTIRHSNIVKLWCCISCEESNLLVYEYMENRSLDLWLHVKKRSHGQFLDWPTRLKIAIGTAQGLSYMHYNCSPPIVHRDVKSSNVLLDSEFNAKIADFGLARMLMKHGDPNTMSTFAGTCGYIAPEYVKTRKVNEKIDVYSFGVILLELVTGREPNDGDMDWCLADWARYYVVEESPIEDALDEEIKKAENIDEMCGVFKLGIFCTGKTPAQRPTMREALWILQHPSPLSPYGKERSVSERDVLPLIKCSSSEGIFEDEDHCLEIQDRNCEILDFRQ is encoded by the exons ATGAAAGAGGCCAACTTGATTGGCAAAATCCCGGAAAATATCAGCAGCATGGAAGCACTAGAGTACCTGGATTTATGCAAAAATGACTTGAGTGGAAACATTCCAAGTGACTTCTTCCTGCTCAAGAATTTGACCACGGTTTTCCTCTACACAAACAGATTGTCTGGGCCTATTCCCCGTCCAGTTATGGcattgaatttgaatgtaattgatttttctaataACAGCTTGACGGGGAGCATTCCAGAAGACTTCGGAAAGATGGTAAAGTTGGAAAATTTGGCCTTGTTCATGAATCAATTATCAGGGAAAATACCAGTAAGCATAGGTAGACTGCCAGCACTGTCTTCTATTCAACTCTTCATGAACAATCTGTCAGGTGAACTTCCGCCAGATTTAGGTCGATTTTCGAAGCTTAAAGTTTTTGATGTCTCCACAAACCATCTTACAGGATCACTACCAGATGGTTTGTGTTATAATAAGGTATTGTATGGCATTTATGcttttgacaacaatctcacgGGTGAGTTACCAAAATCACTTGAGGATTGCAACACCATGAGTGGAGTCAGGGTTGAGAGAAACAATCTTTCCGGTACAATTCCTGATGGTCTATGGACAATTGGGCCTTTGACAGAGTTGCTGATTAACAATAACCAGTTCACTGGTCAGCTGCCACAAAAGGTGGCATCAAATTTATCTCTAGTTGATATCAGCAACAACCGATTTTCGGGTGAAATTCCATCTGCAATCTCTTCTTGGAGCAAGCTAGATACCTTCAGGGCAAGCAATAATCTCTTGACAGGTAAAATTCCTCAAGAACTCACGGCTCTTAGTTCTTTATCGGTCCTTATGCTTGATGGGAATATGCTTTCTGGaaattttccttcaaatattatATCTTGGAAGTCATTGTCCACATTGATATGCAGTAGAAATCAGCTTTCCGGTACAATCCCTCCTTCACTAGGTATTTTACCAAACCTTAATCAGCTAGACCTGTCTGAAAACCAATTCTCCGGGGAAATCCCACCTGAAATAGGCCGTTTGAAGCCAACTTCACTCAATCTGTCCTCCAATCATCTCTCGGGGAAAATCCCAGATCAATTTGAAGATGCAGCTTTTCAAAGGAGCTTCTTGAATAATCCTGGTCTTTGTGCTACTATGTCCTCATTAGGCCTCAGGGATTGTGGGGCAAAAACTGAGAAATCTAATAAGATTTCAGTTGAAGTTATTGCCATTCTAGCAGCATTTTTATTCGTAGTGGCCGGTCTATATATGGTGTTCAGACGTTACAAGAAAAGAGAAGGAGCATTATTGACTCAGGATTGGAAGCTCACACCATTCCACACTTTGAGCTTCAACCAATCCAACATTATACCAAATTTAAGCGAGGAAAATGTGGTCGGGAGTGGTGGATCAGGGAAAGTTTATGTTGTGTCGCTGAGTAATGGAGAGAAAGTTGCTGTGAAGAGGATTTGGAACAAGAACAAGTTGGATGAGATGCTTGAGAAGGAGTTTCAAGCAGAAGTTAAAATACTGGGAACAATTCGTCATTCCAACATAGTGAAGCTCTGGTGCTGCATTTCATGTGAAGAATCAAACCTTCTTGTGTATGAATACATGGAAAATCGCAGCCTGGATCTGTGGCTTCATGTAAAGAAAAGATCACATGGCCAATTCCTGGACTGGCCTACTAGACTGAAGATCGCAATTGGAACTGCCCAAGGGCTGTCCTATATGCATTACAACTGCTCACCGCCAATTGTTCATAGGGATGTAAAATCCAGCAATGTTCTTCTAGATTCAGAGTTCAATGCCAAGATTGCAGATTTCGGCTTAGCCAGAATGTTGATGAAACATGGTGATCCCAACACAATGTCGACCTTTGCTGGCACATGTGGGTATATAGCTCCTG AGTATGTAAAAACTAGAAAAGTGAATGAGAAGATTGATGTGTATAGCTTCGGGGTGATCCTTCTGGAACTGGTGACAGGAAGAGAGCCGAACGATGGAGATATGGATTGGTGCCTAGCTGACTGGGCTCGATACTATGTTGTAGAAGAAAGCCCCATTGAGGATGCTTTAGATGAGGAAATAAAGAAGGCAGAGAACATTGATGAGATGTGTGGAGTGTTCAAGCTAGGGATCTTCTGTACTGGAAAAACTCCAGCTCAAAGACCAACCATGAGAGAAGCCTTGTGGATCCTCCAACATCCCAGCCCTCTATCACCATATGGCAAAGAAAGAAGTGTTAGTGAGCGTGATGTTTTACCGCTTATTAAGTGTTCTAGTAGTGAGGGGATATTCGAAGATGAAGATCATTGTTTAGAAATACAGGATAGAAACTGTGAAATTTTGGACTTTAGGCAATAG
- the LOC116020261 gene encoding receptor-like protein kinase 5, giving the protein MKTIRDEFKAKISQEWRVKTIASSTENWSKGLSYMHHNCSPPIVHRDVKSSNVLLDSEFNAKIADFGLARMLMKQGDPNTMSTFAGTCGYIAPEYVKTRKVNEKIDVYNFGVILLELVTGRESNDGDMDWCLADWAQYYVVEENPIEDALDEEIKEAENIDVMCGVFKLGIFCTGKTPAQRPTMGEALRILQHPSPLSPYGKEISVSERDVLPLIKCSSSEGILEDEDHCLEIQDRNCEILDFRQ; this is encoded by the exons ATGAAGACAATTCGGGATGAATTCAAGGCAAAAATTAGTCAAGAATGGAGGGTCAAAACCATAGCAAGTTCAACGGAGAATTGGAGCAAAGGGCTGTCCTATATGCATCACAACTGCTCACCGCCAATTGTTCATAGGGATGTAAAATCCAGCAATGTTCTTCTAGATTCCGAGTTCAATGCCAAGATTGCAGATTTCGGCTTAGCCAGAATGTTGATGAAACAAGGTGATCCCAACACAATGTCCACCTTTGCTGGCACATGTGGGTATATAGCTCCTG AGTATGTAAAAACTAGAAAAGTGAATGAGAAGATTGATGTATATAACTTCGGGGTGATCCTTCTGGAACTGGTGACGGGAAGAGAGTCGAACGATGGAGATATGGATTGGTGCCTAGCTGACTGGGCACAATACTATGTTGTAGAAGAAAACCCCATTGAGGATGCTTTAGATGAGGAAATAAAGGAGGCAGAGAACATAGATGTGATGTGTGGAGTGTTCAAGCTAGGGATCTTCTGTACTGGTAAAACTCCAGCTCAAAGACCAACCATGGGAGAAGCCTTGCGGATCCTCCAACATCCCAGCCCTCTATCACCATATGGCAAAGAAATAAGTGTTAGTGAGCGTGATGTTTTACCGCTTATTAAGTGTTCTAGTAGTGAGGGGATATTGGAAGATGAAGATCATTGTTTAGAAATACAGGATAGAAACTGTGAAATTTTGGACTTTAGGCAATAG
- the LOC116020264 gene encoding receptor-like protein 52: MPINLCILTLFIFTFHCHGQSQTSPDRSILLDLKKHFLNSPNISHHWTSSSDHCTWLGITCHKGFVTKIQLGGLIINDTIPPFICDLKNLTHLDLNNNNIPGSFPAFLYNCSKLEYLDLSFNNLSGIIPDNISLLFPRLEVLKLSSNWFVGGVPAGIEGLKGLKELQLAGLFTNGSFPPEIGNLLNLEVLVLSQNSFSPQEIPPSFAQLKKLRHLWMKEANLIGKIPENISSMEALEYLDLCQNELSGNIPSDFFLLKNLTTVFLYTNRLSGPIPNPVMALNLNGIDFSDNSLTGSIPEDFGKLTKLEGLDLFMNQLSGKIPVGIGRLPALSSIQLFMNNLAGELPPDLGRFSKLKVFDVSTNHLTGSLPHGLCYNKVLYGIYAFDNNLTGELPKSLEDCNTMSAVRVERNNLSGTIPNGLWTIGPLTRLLISNNQFTGQLPQKVAPNLSLLDIGHNQFSGEIPEGLWTAENLEVLQINNNQFTGQLPQKMASNLYIVDISNNRFSGEIPDGVWTSGQLKWLFIKNNQFTGQLPKSITSNLSLLDISNNQFFGEIPPAISSWSNLYFFSASNNLLTGQIPHELTALRSLSVLRLDGNKLSGNFPSNIISWESLSTFTCSRNQLSGAXPTILIS; encoded by the coding sequence ATGCCAATCAACCTCTGCATCCTCACACTCTTCATCTTCACTTTCCACTGCCATGGACAATCCCAAACCAGTCCTGACAGATCCATTCTTCTTGATTTAAAGAAGCATTTTTTGAATTCACCAAACATCTCTCATCACTGGACTTCATCATCAGACCACTGTACCTGGCTGGGAATCACCTGCCATAAGGGATTCGTCACCAAAATTCAGCTTGGTGGGCTAATCATCAACGACACAATCCCCCCCTTCATCTGCGACCTGAAAAATCTCACTCATCTTGatctcaacaacaacaatatccCTGGATCATTTCCTGCATTTCTGTACAATTGTTCCAAACTTGAATACTTGGACCTTTCTTTTAACAACCTCAGTGGCATCATCCCTGATAATATTAGCCTCCTTTTTCCTCGACTAGAGGTTCTTAAACTGTCTTCTAACTGGTTCGTGGGCGGCGTTCCAGCTGGAATTGAAGGCCTAAAAGGTCTGAAAGAACTTCAACTAGCTGGACTGTTCACAAATGGCTCATTCCCTCCAGAGATTGGCAACCTCCTGAATCTTGAAGTTCTTGTTCTTAGCCAGAATAGTTTCTCACCACAGGAAATCCCGCCAAGTTTTGCCCAGTTGAAGAAACTGAGACACCTCTGGATGAAAGAGGCAAACTTGATTGGCAAAATCCCGGAAAATATCAGCAGCATGGAAGCACTAGAGTACCTGGATTTATGCCAAAATGAGTTGAGTGGAAACATTCCAAGTGACTTCTTCCTGCTCAAGAATTTGACCACGGTTTTCCTCTACACAAACAGATTGTCTGGGCCTATTCCCAATCCAGTTATGGCATTGAATTTGAATGgaattgatttttctgataaCAGCTTGACGGGGAGCATTCCAGAAGACTTCGGAAAGCTTACAAAGTTGGAGGGTTTGGACTTGTTCATGAATCAATTATCAGGCAAAATACCAGTAGGCATAGGTAGATTGCCAGCACTGTCTTCTATTCAACTCTTCATGAACAATCTGGCAGGTGAACTTCCGCCAGATTTAGGTCGATTTTCGAAGCTTAAAGTTTTTGATGTCTCCACAAACCATCTTACAGGATCACTACCACATGGTTTGTGTTATAATAAGGTATTGTATGGCATTTATGcttttgacaacaatctcacgGGTGAGTTACCAAAATCACTTGAGGATTGCAACACCATGAGTGCAGTCAGGGTTGAGAGAAACAATCTTTCCGGTACAATTCCTAATGGTCTATGGACAATTGGGCCTTTGACAAGGTTGTTGATTAGCAATAACCAGTTCACTGGTCAGCTGCCACAAAAAGTGGCACCAAATTTATCTCTACTTGATATTGGCCACAACCAATTTTCTGGTGAAATTCCTGAAGGTTTATGGACAGCTGAGAATTTGGAAGTGTTGCAGATTAACAATAACCAGTTCACTGGTCAGCTGCCACAAAAGATGGcatcaaatttatatattgttgatATTAGCAACAACCGATTTTCTGGTGAAATTCCTGATGGTGTTTGGACATCTGGGCAATTGAAATGGTTGTTTATTAAGAATAACCAGTTCACTGGTCAGCTGCCAAAAAGCATTACATCAAATTTATCTCTACTTGATATTAGTAACAACCAATTTTTTGGTGAAATTCCTCCGGCAATCTCTTCTTGGAGCAATCTATATTTCTTCAGTGCAAGCAATAATCTCTTAACAGGTCAGATTCCTCATGAACTCACTGCCCTTAGATCTTTATCGGTCCTTAGGCTTGATGGGAATAAGCTTTCTGGaaattttccttcaaatattatATCTTGGGAGTCACTATCCACATTTACATGCAGCAGAAATCAGCTTTCTGGTGCAANGCCAACAATCCTTATTTCTTGA